GTGCTGGCGTCGACGCCCAAGCCGCCCAAGACCGCTGGTGAGAAGGTCACCGACGAGGGCGAAGGTGGCAACCAGATCGTGCAGTACCTGGTTGGCCAGAAGATCATCTAAGACCAGCGCACATTTGAGACGGAGCGAAATAACCCATGGCTGAAGCACTGGTGCTCGTTGAGCACGCCGAAGGCGCGTTGAAGAAGGTCAGCGCCGAGTTGATCACCGCAGCCCGCGCGCTGGGCGCGCCGGCTGCCGTCGTGGTCGGTGCGCCCGGCACGGCCGCGCCGCTTCTCGACGGACTGAAAGCGGCCGGTGCCGCCAAGATCTACGTCGCCGAATCCGATGTGGTGGACAAGTACCTGATCACCCCGGTGGTCGACGTACTGGCGGGGCTGGCCGAGTCTTCGGCCCCGGCCGCTGTGCTGGTGGCCGCTACCGCCGACGGCAAGGAGATTGCCGGTCGGCTCGCGGCCCGGATCGGATCCGGTCTGCTGGTCGATGTCGTTGACGTGAAAGAAGGTGGGGTGGGCGTCCATAGCATCTTCGGCGGCGCGTTCACCGTCGAAGCGCGGGCCAACGGCGATACCCCGGTGATCACGGTGCGCGCCGGGGCCATCGAGGCGGAGCCGGCTGACGGTGCGGGCGAGCAGGTCAGCGTGGAAGTGCCGGCTCCGGCGGAGAACGCCGCCAAGATCACCGCCCGTGAGCCCGCGGTCGCCGGCGACCGGCCGGAGCTCACGGAGGCCACCATCGTGGTGGCCGGTGGGCGCGGTGTCGGCAGTGCGGAGAACTTCAGCGTGGTCGAGGCGCTGGCCGACTCGCTGGGTGCGGCGGTCGGAGCATCGCGCGCGGCGGTCGACTCCGGCTACTACCCGGGCCAGTTCCAGGTGGGCCAGACCGGCAAGACGGTGTCGCCCCAGCTCTACGTCGCGCTGGGCATCTCAGGGGCGATCCAGCACCGTGCGGGCATGCAGACCTCGAAGACCATCGTCGCGGTCAACAAGGACGAAGAGGCGCCGATCTTCGAGATCGCCGACTACGGCGTGGTCGGCGATCTCTTCAAGGTCGCTCCGCAGCTCACCGAGGCGGTCAAGGCCCGCAAGGGCTAAGTCAGCACCGGCAAACGCAGCAGCCCCCGACGCTTCGGCGTGTCGGGGGCTGCTGCGTCTGCAGACCGAACGATCGCGGGCCCAATTTGTTGCGACAGTTCGTCATCTGACGTGCACCGACATGTCAGCGCGCCGATGCCGGTTAGCTGAACGATTACGCCACGTTGGTGGCATGAGTATCGCTTCTGTCCTGATACCCAGCGACAAATCGCATGGTTCGGCGACAAGCTCGTCCGCCGGACCGCGGTATTCCCTGTTGCTGTCCACCGATCCCAGCCTCATCGAGGCGGCACAGCGGCTTCGCTATGACGTGTTCACCAGCACGCCCGGCTTCGCGCTGCCGGCCACGCGCGAGGCGCACCGCGGCGGTCTTGACATGGATCGGTTCGACGAATACTGCGACCACCTGCTGGTCCGAGACGACGACAGCGGCGAGCTGGTGGGTTGCTACCGGATGCTGGCTCCGGCGGGTGCCATCGCCGCCGGAGGCCTCTACACTGCAACGGAATTCGACGTACGCGCATTCGATCCGCTGCGGCCGTCGTTGGTGGAGATGGGCCGCGCAGTAGTGCGCGAGGGTCACCGCAACGGTGGGGTAGTGCTGCTGATGTGGGCCGGCATCCTGGCCTACCTGGACCGGTACGGCTACGACTACGTGACCGGATGTGTGTCGGTACCGATCGGCGGGGACGGTGAAACACCGGGCAGCCAGCTCCGCGGCGTACGCGACTTCATCCAGAACCGTCATGCCGCGCCGCCGCAGCGTCGGGTGTACCCCTACCGGCCGGTACGGGTAAACGGCACGGCCATCGATGACATTCCCCCGCCGCGACGGCCGGCACTTCCGCCGCTGATGCGCGGTTATCTGCGGCTGGGCGCGCGGGTATGCGGCGAGCCGGCGCACGACCCGGACTTCGGCGTGGGCGACTTCTGCCTGCTATTGGACAAGGGCGACGCCGATACCCGATACCTGCGCAGACTGCGGTCGGTGTCGGCGGCCGCCGAGATGGCAGATGCGACGGCGGGTGGCGCGGCCCGGTGAACGGCCCGACGCGCGCCCCCGCGGCCACCGGACATTCCTGGCTACCCCGCGCGTCGTGCGACGTCAGCTGTGTGGGTATCGGCGCCACCGCTCGGTCGCGGCGGCCGTGGGTGGCGTTGCGGGTCGCGCTACGCGTCATGTTGGCCCTGGCCTTGGCGCCGGGCGTGCCGCTGCTGGTGGTGCCGCTACCGGGCCGAACGCGGGTGCAACGCATCTATTGCCGGTTGGTACTGCGCTGTTTCGGTGTCCGGATCTCGGTATCGGGCAATCCGATTCGCAACCTGCGCGGGGTCCTCGTTGTCAGCAGCCATATGTCTTGGCTAGACGTGTTCGCCGTCGGGGCGGTGATGCCGGGGTCTTTCGTCGCCCGTGCCGACATGTTCACCGGGGGCGCGGTCGGGCTGGTTGCTCGCATCCTGAAGATCATTCCGATCGAGCGGACGAGTCTGCGGCGGCTGCCCGGTGTGGTGGACACCGTCGCGCGCCGCCTGCGCGCTGGCCAGACGGTGGTGGCCTTCCCGGAGGGCACCACCTGGTGCGGTCTGGCGTGCGGGTCTTTCTATCCGGCAATGTTTCAGGCGGCAATCGATGCCGGGCGCCCGGTGCAGCCGCTCCGGCTGACATATCACCACGCCGACGGCACACTCTCGACCGCTCCGGCCTTTGTGGGCGATGACACCCTGTTGCGCTCGGTTCGCCGGCTGCTCACCGTGCGCCGCACGCTGGCCTGGGTGCGCGTCGAGTCCTTGCAGCTGCCGGGTACCGATCGTCGGGACCTGGCCCGGCGCTGCCAGTCGGCAGTCTTTGCGGGAGCGTCGCGGCGGTCGGGACGGCATCCACATCACCGGCACGTGCTGGTGGCCTGAGCCCTCTGGCCTTAGTCAGATTGCCCAGGGACGTTCCGGCCTGCTCGAAAGTTCTGGGTCGTCGGCGCGACCAGTATCCTGGGTGCGTCATGGCCTACCTGGATCACGCTGCCACCACCCCGATGCACCCCGCCGCCGTCGAGGCGATGACGGCCGTGCTGGGCACCGTCGCCAACGCGTCGTCGCTGCACACCAGCGGGCGTTCGGCGCGTCGGCGGATCGAGGAGTCTCGTGAGCTGATCGCGGACAAACTGGGCGCGCGTCCATCGGAGGTGATCTTCACCGCGGGTGGTACCGAAAGTGACAACCTGGCCGTCAAAGGGATCTATTGGGCCCGCCGCGATGCGGAGCCGAGCCGCCGGCGCATCGTCACCACCGAGGTGGAACACCACGCCGTATTGGACTCGGTGAACTGGCTGGTCGATCATGAAGGCGCCCAGGTGACCTGGTTGCCGACCGCCACCGACGGCTCGGTGTCGGCAGCCGCGCTGCGCGAGGCGCTGCAAAGCCACGACGACGTCGCGTTGGTATCGGTGATGTGGGCCAACAACGAGGTCGGCACCATCATGCCGACCGCCGAACTGGGCGCTGTCGCCGCCGAATTTGGGGTCCCCATGCACAGTGATGCCATTCAGGCGGTGGGGCAGCTTCCGGTTGACTTCGGCGCCAGCGGGCTATCCGCGATGAGCGTGGCCGCGCACAAGTTCGGCGGTCCGCCGGGCGTGGGCGCATTGTTGCTGCGCCGGGAAGTTGCGTGCGTGCCGCTGTTGCATGGTGGAGGGCAGGAGCGCGATATTCGTTCCGGTACTCCCGATGTCGCGGGTGTTGTTGGAATGGCTGCGGCCGCGCGGATCGCGGTGGACGGCCTTCAGGCCAACAGCGCGCGGCTGCGGGTGTTGCGGGATCGTCTGGTCGAGGGTGTGCTGGCCGAGATTGACGATGTCCGGCTCAACGGTGCCGGCGACCCGCTGCGGCTTCCGGGCAACGCGCACTTCACCTTCCGTGGCTGCGAAGGTGATGCGCTGCTGATGCTGTTGGATGCCAACGGA
The nucleotide sequence above comes from Mycobacterium decipiens. Encoded proteins:
- a CDS encoding GNAT family N-acetyltransferase, which gives rise to MSIASVLIPSDKSHGSATSSSAGPRYSLLLSTDPSLIEAAQRLRYDVFTSTPGFALPATREAHRGGLDMDRFDEYCDHLLVRDDDSGELVGCYRMLAPAGAIAAGGLYTATEFDVRAFDPLRPSLVEMGRAVVREGHRNGGVVLLMWAGILAYLDRYGYDYVTGCVSVPIGGDGETPGSQLRGVRDFIQNRHAAPPQRRVYPYRPVRVNGTAIDDIPPPRRPALPPLMRGYLRLGARVCGEPAHDPDFGVGDFCLLLDKGDADTRYLRRLRSVSAAAEMADATAGGAAR
- a CDS encoding lysophospholipid acyltransferase family protein, which gives rise to MNGPTRAPAATGHSWLPRASCDVSCVGIGATARSRRPWVALRVALRVMLALALAPGVPLLVVPLPGRTRVQRIYCRLVLRCFGVRISVSGNPIRNLRGVLVVSSHMSWLDVFAVGAVMPGSFVARADMFTGGAVGLVARILKIIPIERTSLRRLPGVVDTVARRLRAGQTVVAFPEGTTWCGLACGSFYPAMFQAAIDAGRPVQPLRLTYHHADGTLSTAPAFVGDDTLLRSVRRLLTVRRTLAWVRVESLQLPGTDRRDLARRCQSAVFAGASRRSGRHPHHRHVLVA
- a CDS encoding cysteine desulfurase family protein, coding for MAYLDHAATTPMHPAAVEAMTAVLGTVANASSLHTSGRSARRRIEESRELIADKLGARPSEVIFTAGGTESDNLAVKGIYWARRDAEPSRRRIVTTEVEHHAVLDSVNWLVDHEGAQVTWLPTATDGSVSAAALREALQSHDDVALVSVMWANNEVGTIMPTAELGAVAAEFGVPMHSDAIQAVGQLPVDFGASGLSAMSVAAHKFGGPPGVGALLLRREVACVPLLHGGGQERDIRSGTPDVAGVVGMAAAARIAVDGLQANSARLRVLRDRLVEGVLAEIDDVRLNGAGDPLRLPGNAHFTFRGCEGDALLMLLDANGIECSTGSACTAGVAQPSHVLVAMGADPASARGSLRLSLGHDSVDADVDAALQVLPSAVARARRAALAAAGAS
- a CDS encoding electron transfer flavoprotein subunit alpha/FixB family protein produces the protein MAEALVLVEHAEGALKKVSAELITAARALGAPAAVVVGAPGTAAPLLDGLKAAGAAKIYVAESDVVDKYLITPVVDVLAGLAESSAPAAVLVAATADGKEIAGRLAARIGSGLLVDVVDVKEGGVGVHSIFGGAFTVEARANGDTPVITVRAGAIEAEPADGAGEQVSVEVPAPAENAAKITAREPAVAGDRPELTEATIVVAGGRGVGSAENFSVVEALADSLGAAVGASRAAVDSGYYPGQFQVGQTGKTVSPQLYVALGISGAIQHRAGMQTSKTIVAVNKDEEAPIFEIADYGVVGDLFKVAPQLTEAVKARKG